From the genome of Bacteroidales bacterium, one region includes:
- a CDS encoding ATP-binding protein, whose amino-acid sequence MKLRTAQLEAANTELETFTYTVSHDLKAPLRGIDGYSKLLLDGYGESLDEEAAHFIRTIRSSTLQMNRLIDDLLKYSRLERSRFKREKIALKSLIESLLTTYQEELKTNHFSVKLLVPEVEIIADPTGLSIALRNLIENSIKFTGDNPNPAMEIGLEEQADSWVIHVKDNGVGFDKKYHDRIFEIFQCLHRAEDYPGTGIGLALVAKAVQRMNGKTWAESAAGEGSVFFIQIPKKISI is encoded by the coding sequence GTGAAGCTTCGCACCGCACAGTTAGAAGCGGCCAACACAGAGCTCGAAACCTTTACCTATACAGTTTCCCACGACCTGAAAGCACCCCTGCGGGGCATAGACGGGTACAGTAAACTGCTGCTCGACGGATACGGGGAAAGTCTTGACGAGGAGGCTGCTCACTTTATCAGGACCATCCGCAGCTCCACCCTTCAGATGAACCGTCTTATAGACGACCTGCTTAAGTACTCCCGCCTGGAACGGAGCCGGTTCAAGCGGGAAAAGATTGCCTTAAAATCCCTTATCGAATCTCTGCTCACCACCTATCAGGAAGAACTGAAAACGAATCATTTTTCGGTAAAATTGCTCGTTCCCGAGGTGGAGATTATAGCCGATCCGACCGGCCTTTCCATTGCCCTGCGGAATCTGATTGAAAATTCGATTAAATTTACCGGTGATAATCCCAATCCGGCCATGGAGATTGGCCTTGAAGAACAAGCGGATTCGTGGGTCATCCATGTTAAAGACAATGGCGTTGGCTTTGATAAGAAATACCACGATCGCATATTTGAAATCTTCCAGTGCCTGCACCGGGCCGAAGATTATCCGGGAACCGGAATCGGACTGGCTCTGGTGGCTAAAGCAGTGCAAAGGATGAACGGAAAAACATGGGCGGAAAGCGCGGCCGGAGAGGGTTCCGTATTTTTTATACAAATTCCAAAAAAAATTTCCATATGA